From the genome of Vicia villosa cultivar HV-30 ecotype Madison, WI linkage group LG2, Vvil1.0, whole genome shotgun sequence, one region includes:
- the LOC131646479 gene encoding cyclic dof factor 1-like gives MSEVINDSTIKLFGRTIFLTHNTDVSANDSSSKFDPSLSHEDFSDHSPHSSLSSTSPLEENSPMEHGANRYKETSMKEVTSVEDEEASQPTTSSSLIENPKTPSSETETSQLNSTKIDEISKVQAPKKPDIIVPCPRCKSTDTKFCYYNNYNVKQPRHFCKNCQRYWTSGGTTRKMLVGAGRRKNKISPVSSDVSHYRQMNTVFTFGSDSPNMSSTPHDKKMNIDSHEETVDKSYQSFPPQFPWNPAMCYPVSFYPNIVHYGGFLQPIWNEQSIPTQSCAPSKPVLGKHSRDGDMINHSNSEKEKLGLESNNQERNDSVLIPKTMIIDDTNEVAKSSVWSIIGIKNGRGLFKGFASKGDDKSDHIVEVSSSVLKANPAASSRSLMFHERV, from the exons ATGTCTGAGGTGATTAATGATTCCACCATAAAGCTTTTTGGGAGGACAATTTTTCTAACACACAACACTGATGTCTCTGCCaatgattcttcttcaaaatttgaTCCTTCTCTTTCTCATGAAGATTTCTCTGATCACAGTCCTCATTCATCTTTATCTTCAACTTCTCCACTTGAAGAGAATTCTCCTATGGAACATGGAGCAAATAGATATAAG GAAACATCAATGAAAGAAGTCACCTCAGTGGAAGATGAAGAGGCCTCACAACCAACAACATCTTCAAGCCTTATTGAAAACCCCAAAACCCCCTCATCAGAAACAGAAACTTCTCAGCTGAATTCAACTAAAATTGATGAAATATCGAAAGTCCAAGCTCCAAAGAAACCAGACATAATTGTTCCATGTCCAAGATGCAAAAGTACGGACACAAAGTTTTGCTACtacaacaactacaacgtcaAACAGCCCCGGCACTTTTGCAAGAACTGTCAGAGATATTGGACTTCTGGAGGAACCACTAGAAAGATGCTTGTAGGCGCGGGTCGCCGCAAGAATAAAATCTCTCCGGTTTCTTCGGATGTATCGCATTATCGTCAAATGAATACTGTCTTTACCTTTGGATCAGATTCTCCTAATATGTCTTCAACTCCACATGACAAGAAAATGAATATTGACTCACATGAAGAAACAGTTGATAAGAGTTATCAAAGTTTTCCTCCACAGTTTCCATGGAACCCTGCAATGTGTTATCCTGTGTCATTTTATCCCAATATAGTACACTATGGTGGTTTCTTGCAACCAATATGGAATGAACAATCTATCCCAACACAATCTTGTGCCCCAAGTAAACCTGTATTAGGGAAACATTCAAGAGATGGGGACATGATCAATCATTCCAACTCAGAGAAAGAAAAGCTTGGattagaaagcaacaaccaagaaAGGAATGATAGTGTGTTGATTCCTAAGACAATGATAATTGATGACACGAATGAAGTTGCGAAGAGTTCTGTATGGTCAATAataggaatcaagaatgggagaGGACTTTTCAAGGGATTTGCGTCTAAGGGCGATGATAAGAGTGATCATATTGTCGAAGTATCCTCATCAGTATTGAAAGCTAACCCTGCAGCTTCATCAAGGTCTCTTATGTTCCATGAGAGGGTTTGA